The sequence below is a genomic window from Synechococcus sp. PCC 7335.
CGCAGCTGATCTAGTCGGTCAGCTGCTCGACTCTGATCGTAGTTTTTCTGATTTTGCTCCGCCGCTCAAAGCTAGCCTCTGCTGGATTGCAGATACTCTACTCCCCAACCTTCGCCAAACTACCCAAGAACTCACCCATCTGCTTCATGGACTTGAAGGCGGCTATGTTCCCAGTGGACCTGCTGGGGCACCCACGCGCAATCGACCAGAGGTTTTGCCGACCGGTCGTAATTTCTATTCAGTAGATATTCGTGCTATCCCAACCGAGAGCGCTTGGGATGTCGGTCGTAAAGCAGCTGAGATCCTCGTCGAAAACTATACTCAAGAACAGGGCGAATATCCTCGCACACTAGGCCTTTCGATGTGGGGTACCGCCGCGATGAGAACAGGGGGCGACGATATAGCAGAAGCGCTGGCTTTATTAGGTGTTCGGCCTGTATGGGATGGCCCTAGTCGGCGCGTAGTAGACTTTGAAATTCTGCCGTTGGCCTCGCTAGGTCGGCCTAGAGTTGACGTGACGCTACGGATTTCTGGTTTTTTTCGAGATGCGTTTCCCAACTTAATCTCTTTATTTGATCAAGCCGTGATTGCTGTCTCGAAGCTCGATGAATCGGCTGAGCAAAATCCGCTAGCGGCCCAAGCTAAAAAAGAGTATGAGCAGTGGCAAGCCAAGGGACTTGATCACGCTCAAAGTCTAGAGCGATCGCGCTATCGGATCTTTGGCTCAAAACCCGGTGCTTACGGCGCTGGCCTTCAAGGTCTAATTGAAGCGCAAAACTGGGAAAGTGACGCCGATCTAGCCCGCGCTTATATCAATTGGAGTGGCTATGCCTACACAGGCAATGCCGACGGACACAGCGCTCTAGAAGCGTTTAGTCAGCGCCTAGAGAATATGCAAATCGTGCTGCAAAATCAGGACAACCGAGAGCATGATCTGCTCGATTCGGATGACTACTATCAATTCCAAGGCGGGCTGACAGCGGCGGTGAAAGCAAAGCGAGGAGAATCGCCACTCACTTATTTTGGCGATAATGCGGTACCAGAGAACCCGAAGGTGCGCTCACTTCAGTCAGAAATTGCCCGCGTGTATCGCTCTCGGGTGATCAATCCAAAGTGGATTAAAGGTGTCATGCGCCACGGCTACAAAGGTGCGTTTGAGCTAGCGGCTACTGTCGATTATCTATTTGCCTACGACGCCACCACAGGCTGCGTATCCGATCACATGTACAAAGGCGTTGCCGAAGCGTATGTGCTCGATTTGGCAGTGGGTGACTTTGTTAGGAAATCTAATCCTTGGGCGCTGCGAGATATGGCAGAACGATTATTAGAGGCCAGTCAGCGAGGGCTATGGAAAGGAGCCGATGAGAAAATGGTGGACGAGTTGCGAGCGATCGCCCATACAGCTGAGGGCACAATTGAAGCCGGGCTATCTACTACGGCTCAGCGTTCGAATCCCAGCTAAAGTTTAAGTTGGGTAGCCAGCCTCTAGCGAAATAGTATAGATAGGTAAGTCGTTCATCCCAGTACTCTGAGGTAAGCCGAAGCGTATCGACGCTGGGAATCAGATTAAGCAGCATATTTGCTATTTGATCGCTTGGGCCATCAGTATCAACAGATAAGGTGCTAAAGCTAGTAGGTCTAGGAATAGTTCGTAGTCCTATCTGCTCAAAGGTTAGCTCTGCTCGTGACATGATTATCGCTGGTGCGACCAGAACTACCCAAGGAACATCTCTGATTGCATCTGGCTCTAGTCGTTGCTCTCTTCGGGCAATTAATCGCTGACTCTCTAGAAAACCTTCGACAGCTTCAGCGGTGCCCCTGACGTCTAGGCCAGTACTTCTGATTAGAATATCCCGGCTAGCTATGCCATTGTCTGCCAGCATCTCACGAATAATTGCCCTTTGATTGGTGTCTTCTGCAACAGAGCCCGCTGTTACCATCACCATGGGCGCTGCGCCACGTCGCCTGGCTTCAGCATAGAGGTCTGCCGCGTAGGTAATGCGAGGTGCTAGCGCTGTATAGGCAGGTGCATAAGACGCTGCCATATCTGATGTTGGAGATATGGCTCTGTTTATATCATTTCTGTCGCCGAAAACCACAATCGCAACAGCCGTTGCAAGATTCCTGGTACCCAGAATGTCTGCCGCACGAGTTGATTGTTCGGATCGGTTAACCAGTAACCCAGCAGATAGGGGAGTGCTTGAAAAGAGCAAAATAGCAAGTGCAAGCGCGCCTGCTTGAGGTCTCATGCTACCCCCTTTACCCAGAGAAATGCCAATTAGGATAAGTGAGGCTCCTAGAGGGGTCAGTGGGAATGAAAATAGCTCCCAGAGACCTTCAATAGTGCCGTTATCAGAAAGAGTAAAAGAGGTAGCTAGTAGGGTAAAAAGTAGTACTCCGACGAACCAGACTAGATACTTTTGGGAACTAGCTTTCGTGAAAACATACCGAACTACTAGCGCAATTGCAGCGAATACCAGTATTTGAGTAAGCAGTACCAGCAGCATCTGTGTTTCTCTTAAGCGGACTCATAGCCTAGGTTCGACTCATGGACCGATCACGACAGTCGGGTTTAATTTAACCACTTTTGTAGAAAAGGTAAATGTATAGCAAAGCGTGGATGCATACTCTTCGAGAAGGCAAAGCCAACGAGCTTGCTATAGCATTTTGCGTTATGAAGTGCGTTATAGGATGCGTTATAGAACAGGAGTTGTAGCCTTTCGTGATATAGCAAGCAAAGTGGGCAAAGCTATAGAAAAGTTAAACATACTCAGTCAATTTCAGCGTAAAAAGCAGATGCCATAGACGACATCCGCTTTTTACAAGAGTTAGAGTTCAGACTATGAAGCACAGACTATGAAACGCAGAGTAGAAGTGTTAGAGCTACATAGTAAAACAGCATGTGAACAGAACTACACAAGCTGAAGGTTTGGATACTCAGCGATCAGTTCGTCTGCGCTAAGGGTCTCACCTGGAACCTGGGGAGTCCAAAGCACCTCCACCGCCATGAGCTGCTCGCTAGAGATAGAACCAATTCTGTTAATAGCTTGACGAACATCATCTGTAGACGTCGTATTCTTTGGCAAATTAAGTTTGCCCTGACTAGCAACCAGAATGGTAGCAACGATGTATTCACCCGGATCTTCAGCCGTAGCTAACTCACCGCTACTATTAAGGGCAGCTTTTGACTTCGCTTGCGAGATTTGAGCATTGACGTTGGAGAGGCTCTCACGGGTAAATTTACTGCGTTCGGCGATCGCAAGTTGATTGAAGGCTTGCTCTGCCGATAGCAAACGAGTCTGGTCTGAGTCGATGTCAGCGTAGACCCAATATTCTGGGTGACGCAGCAAAGAAAGTGTCGTCTCTTGTAGGATCTTGGTAAGGCCGGCTGAAGTACTGGTATCAGCGGTTTCAGCTAGTCGAGTTAGATCGGTTTGCAGGCTACGCGCTTCGGCTAACAAGCCAACTTGTAGGCGAGCGACTGAAACGGTAGGGTTGCTGCTGTAGGTCTCAGCGCTATCTCCGCCTACGCCTGCTTCGCGAAAGCTACGGATGATAAAGTTGGCGATCGCAATCGTGATAAAAATGCCAAACAGACCCCCCATCCCCCCAAAGCCAACAAACGGCAGCAGGAAGGGAAAACCAAAGCCACCACCCGGGTAATAGCCACCACCGTAACCCCCTCGATAACCACCGCTGTAGCTAGAGGGTCCGCGCGTACGGCTAGGTGTGGAATAAGAGCGGCTGGGCGCACGAAAGCTACCACCGCCAATGCGTCCGCCGGAGCGAGCAGCGAAGGCTCCATCTGCCTGAGAGAAGACGAGAACGGCAACGAGCCCGATAACGAGAAAGGACTTGAAGAAGGTCTTGAGCGAACGCGATAGAAAAACGCGAGCCCAGGATTTGATGTTGTCAATCATGAATCTTAAGGTTTGAGCGGCTGTTGAAACGGCTGTTCTCCCTACTTTAACGCGTTTCTATAGTGACAAAGCGGACTCCATACCTACCAAAAGGAAGGGATTGCCGTACCTAAACATCGCTTGCACCCCCGCCGACGATAGTGACGATTTCTAGCTGATCTCCTGGCTGTAGCGTAGTTTCTGACCACAGCGCCCTAGTCAGAATTTCACCGTTGTATTCGATGGCAATTAGCCGAGGGTTTAAACCAATCTGCACTAGAAAATCTGACAAACTTGTGCTGGCTAGGCAGAACTTTGTTTCTCCATTGACCTGGAGCGCGATATCTTCTGAAGGGCTTGTTTGTGAAATCATAAACTAGTCACGTTCCAATAGGCTGCTGTTGAGTTTGCTCGACCAAAGAACGGGCGACAGCGCTCGGGTCGCTTGCCTCCATCAACGCTCTGACAACGGCTACCCTCGTCGCGCCCGCTGCTAACGTCGGGCCAAGATTATCTGCGTTTAGCCCTCCAATCGTAAACCAGGGCATTGTGGCATACGCCGCTGCATAGCGGACATAGTCGTTACCAGAAGCCGCTTTCCCTGGCTTTGTCGGCGTTTCATGTACGGGGCCAACTCCAATATAGTCAGCACCTTCGTCTAACGCGCGCTGTAGTTCTTGGGGGTTCGTCGTAGAGCGGCCCACAATCTTGCTAGGTCCTAGAACCTTTCGAGCTGCCTCCATCGGTAAATCCTGTTGTCCCAAATGTACCCCGTCTGCATCCGAGGCAGCAGCGATATCAACGCGATCATTCACAACAAATAGAGCGCCATACTGGTGACATAGCTTCTTCATCTGATGAGCCGTTTGGAGGCGAGTATTATCATCCGCTTGCTTCTCGCGATATTGCACGATAGCAATACCTCCTTTTAGGGCCGATTCAACCACGCCTAGTAAGTCTGGAACAGGAGAAGTGACAAGATAGGTTCGCGATCGCGCCAATTGCTGCATTCGTCTTGTTCCTTGATCCGTAGTGTCTGGGAATTTCGCCATTAGCTGACTATCAAGCGTGTAAAGCTGATAGCGCATCTGCTTGCAGGCTGCGGCCATCTCTTGGCTGTAGAGTTTTCCGTATTCTTCAAGTACCCGTAGAGCTTCTTGTGTGCGAGCAAGGTTGACTTGTAGCACGTCGCCTAAGCTATCTCGTAAGGATTCTTGAGTGTGAGTCAGCGCAGTTCCCATATCACCCGGCGTATCTCTAGCAGCGCGAATCTCTGGGGTATGCCATTGGGCAATGGTTTGACGTAAATTCTTTAGTTGAGCAGTAGTCGCCTCATCGTTAAGACCAAACCGACACCATTCTTCGATGATGCGCATCCCTTCCCTGGCACGGTCAAGGTTGGCATCTAGGATGCGTAATAGAGCGTTAGTCTTTGACACTGTTTGTTGTGGCACTGAGCTTTCTTTAAACGTAGGTAGGAGTTTGTAAAATCGAGCGGGAAGATTGCTTCGTATAAGACGGGGTTGATACGTCTGATAGTGATATATCTACTACATCAAGCGACAACACTGTTACTTTGTCGGGCTACTTCGCCGATACTTTGCCGAGTACTTTGCCAGGACTGAACAAAGCAAGGTTGGCGGGATGAAGCATCATAAAAGACAAAAGACAGGAATGCAGAAGTAAATAGAGTTGCGAATAGCTTGACAAAAGTATCTTAGAACTTCATATTTTCAGTTGCAGCCGTCTTGCCAGCTTTTCTTGATTTGATCTCGGAAAACGGCTTGAAGTGATTCCATACTTTCAGTTGATGTTTCCACGCCTAAGTGCATAGAACAGCATACTTCGGCGTTGAGCTATAGGTCACGATAACAGCGGGGTAGCTATGTTGTTAGGCAGGTATTCTTATGCTTCGGTTAGATCTTCTGGCAGATCGCATTCAAACCAACTCAGAAAGTCTTGGTCCATCTATCGATTACGAGCGCTCACATTGGCTTTAAGCCTATTGGCGATAGGCACAAGCACTGAAGGATCAGCTGCCCAAGCTTTGCTCTTAACCCCAGCTTCCTCTGAAGTAATAGCTACTAGAGCTACTAGGACCGAAACTAGCGAGGCTATAAATAAAGTCGCCGCTACGGAGTCTAGAACCGCTGGCAAACGCTGGGATAGACAGCCATCATCAGCACGGCTAGCCGCCCAGGCACAAAGAGTAACAGCAAACCCAACAAATAATAGCTTTCAGACATTGCATGTCGATGGCGAGACTGGTAGCGACCAAGCAGTTGGCACAGAAGCGCAGCCCTTGAAGACAGTAACTAGGGCACTAGAAATTGCTCAGCCTAATACTGTCATTGTGCTGGCCCCTGGACGCTATAGCGAAGCCTCTGGAGAGGTATTTCCCCTTCAGCTAAAGCCAGGCGTGACGATTCAGGGTGCACCCAATTCAGGTGAGCACACCGCCATCATCGAAGGGGGCGGTCAATTTACCAGCCCGATGCGATCGCACCAAAACACGGCTATTATCGCCGCTGATCGAGCTGGCATTGCTCAAGTTGCGATCACTAACCCTAAAGGCTACGGCGTATGGGTTGAATCTACTAATCCAACTATTTTAGAAAGTGTCTTCATTGACAATCAACAAACTGGACTATACATCGCCAGCGGTTCACCTAGAGTGCAAGATAGCTATTTTTCTGGCAATCGAGTAGCAGGTGTGATTGTTCTTGGGTATTCGAGCGCGCTGATTCACCAGAATACTTTTGACGATACGGGAGATGCCATTCGGGTATTAGACGGTGCTACTCCAGATATCGTGGCCAACCAGATTACTAATAATGAAGCTGGGCTGGTTATTGTTGGTAGCGCGCGGCCAACTATGCGAGACAATCAAATCTCAGGCAATCGTCGCGATGATGTTGTTGAAGTTGAGACTAGCATTCGCCAACCAATACCGCTGCCACCTCTCACTTCAGAATCTGAGGCCGAGCAGGCTACTGAACAGCAGGCTACTGAACAGCAAGATGGAGAAAACCGTAGTTCAATTCCGCTACCAGTGATTGAACCAACAGAGTCTTCAGCAATTGCTAGACCAAGAATAACAGTCAATAAACCTGTCACTGATGTCAGTGCATCGGCTAACAATAATCGTTTAGCTGTTCCTGATAATTCTATCCCAATCGGCAGCGGTAATTCTAATGTTATCTTTTCTCCGCCTACTAGTGGTACGGGTGGGCCGCCAGCGCCACCGTCTAGGGCTCAGAGTTTAGGTCTATACTATCGAGTGTTTGTTGAGACAAGCGACCCGTTCGTACAAGATGATATTCGCTCTGTCGTTCCTGATGCCTTTCGCACCCGGTTTGAAGGTCGAGCCATGATGCAAGTAGGAGCTTTCCCAACAGAAGAAGAAGCGGAGGCTAGGCGCAGATTATTAGAAGAGAACAACTATGACGCACTTGTTGAATACATCCGTTAGAAGATAGGGAACTTACATAAACGGACTTACATAAAGGAACAAAATTAACAACAACTTTCAAAAGATGAGTCCTAGATTCAGTGTGCTGGTGTCAGAAACTGATAGAGATGGCCGGGTAGCATGATTGGCTAACAAGAGCCGGCGGTTGTCTAATGATGCAATTACCCGCGAATTGGGTAGTCCTTTCAACCATGTAACTGGTTGCAAGGTGTGATCGAGTAGTAAAATCTTTTCACTTCCTACAATGAGATAGCCCCAGGCTAATGGGTGTATCCTGAGGGGGGTAAAAGGCAGATAAAGTGTTCTAACTTGGAAAGGCTTGAGATTAATCAGCAGCGCTACAGGTGTATCCGTGGAGGTAGTACCAAGTGCTAATAGCTGATAAGGCATAGCTGTCGGCACAATTTGGCTGATAGTCTGGTTGATACGCAGTTCGCCAATAAACTGCCCCCGCCGGGTAAAGCATTCTATATAGGTTCTAGTAGCTTCTTCGGCCGTACGGATTTGTAGAAAGTATCGAGCGTCAATCGCAATGACCTGAATAAGGTTAGACAAGAGGGACGTCATTAGTCGCCCTGTCGGCGTAATAGCACGACTCCATTTATGTCCAGATTGATATAGTTTGCCGATCATGCCCCGCACTTTCCGCTTATTTGTCTTAGGCAGTGCGACAAACCATCTTCCCGTTGGCGAAACTGAAATCCAGCAAGACTGTCTAAATCGAGCGATTGATATTAATTTTTCTTTTCTGGTGAGTATATGAAGAGAATTAGCACTCACAATTCCACATCCCTGGGGGAGTGGGATCAGAGCGTCTACAGGAGCAGTAATTCCATCGACAGTGAGAGGTTTGGGGCGCTGGCAGAAAGTGATCGTGGCAACGTTAGAAGAGCTTGCAACAGTTGCCTTGATCGAACTAAATTCTAATGCCTGAAAGGCGCTGAGCATTTCTATCGCGCTGGAAAATCGATGCTTAGGTTCTTTGTGGAGTGCAGTTAATAGAAGCTGCTGGGCGGACGCTGAGAGCGTTGCCGGGAAAGAAAGAGAGTGGGCATGATGAGCTTGATAAAGCTGTTGAGGTGTTCCAGAAAAAGGTCGATCACCTACTAATAGCTCATAAAGCATGACACCAACAGAATATAGATCTGAGGCGATAGAGGAGTGACCGTCAAATCGCTCTGGCGCTGCGTAGAAAGGAGAGCCGATATCTGTTGTTGATTGATTGGGCTGATCGAGAAAATGAGCACAGCCAAAATCGCTGATTGTAGCGACTAACCTGCTGGGTGAAGCTCTAGTTAGAAGAATATTCTCAGGTTTTAGATCGCTGTGAACGATGCCGTGGTGATGAAGATAGTCAAGCCCTTGGAGGATATCTGCGATGATGGTTTTGATAATGGAGAAGGAAAGATAGCCGGGAGTAAGTAGAGGAGAGAAGGTGGTTGCAAGTTGCGATCGCAAAGTCCCAGACTCGCTATAGTCTAGAATCAGTCGCTGACTCGACGCCGTATGACATTTCACGATGTTGGGATGATCGAGTCGCTTATGGATAGCAGCTTCTTGAGAGAATTTCTCTTTGGCATGACGCACTTGTTTAATCGCAACTAGCCGCCCCGTCCGTCGATAGACCGCGCAGTAAACTTGAGCAAACTGACCTTGCCCAACAATGCCCAGCAACCGATAATCTGAAAGATTTGATGAATACAAAGCTATCTAGATACCAAGCTATTTCTCGTCATTGTGCACCTACCTCGCGCGATTTCTGATACTACCGATTGATTGCGAAAAAGCGCCGTCGTACCTTAATCAAATGCTAATAAAGCGCTACGCTCTGGTCGATTCGTCGACTGTAAGCATCTATACCACCCGAGAGATTCTTGACGTTCGTGAACCCCTGACTGATTAGCCACTGACACATTTGAGCTGAGCGCATACCCAAATGACACATGACAATCGTTTCGGTCTCAGAGTCAAACTGGCTATGAATGGTCTTAGACCAGATCGGAAACTGACTTAAAGGCAAATTTACGAAGTCTGGAATGCTGGCTATTTCTAGCTCGCTAGGTTCGCGCACATCGATGAGTTGAACTGTCTTTGTCTCGTCTGCAAGACGTTGAGCCAGGACTTCTACGTTGGTTTCGGACAGGTTTGAATTAGCGTTTGTCATTGATTATCAGGAATTTTAATTGGAACAGGTTTTTCTCAGATAGGCTTTAACGGACAAATTGTTGCATCTATTGTTTCATCTAAGTACAAAAGACTCACAGGCAACATGGCTACTCATCAGATCCTACGAAAGATTGACACCTAGCTCATGGGCTAAAAACGCCCATTTGTCAGTAGCTTCCTCAATTTGTTTGGTAGTAGGTTTACCAGCGCCGTGGCCAGCTTTCGTTTCGATGCGGATAAGGACAGGATTATCTCCAGCATGGGCGGCTTGGAGAGCAGCGGCGAATTTAAAGCTATGGGCTGGGACAACGCGATCATCGTGGTCAGCAGTTGTGATCATTGTTGACGGGTAGGCGGTACCAGGCTTGAGATTGTGCAGAGGAGAGTAGGCATAGAGTGCTTTGAACTCTGCTTCGTTTTGGGGCGATCCGTAGTCCGATTCCCAGGCCCAGCCGATTGTGAACTGATTGAAGCGCAGCATGTCTAAGACGCCTACAGCAGGTAGGGCGGCGCCAAAAAGATCAGGGCGCTGAGTGATGCAGGCGCCAACTAAAAGGCCCCCATTGCTGCCACCTGCGATCGCTAGCTTCTCTGGTTTCGTATAGTTTTGTTCTATGAGCCACTCACCTGCGCTAATAAAGTCGTCAAAAACGTTTTGTTTGCTGGTTTTGGTGCCCTGCTGATGCCAGGCTTCGCCATACTCACCACCGCCGCGAAGATTAGCAACCGCATAGACACCGCCTAGCTCTAGCCAAACCAAGTTACTGACTGAAAAGCTAGGTGATAGAGAAATATTAAAGCCACCATAGCCATAGAGCAGCGTTGGGGTATCGCCATTGAGATCTAAGTCTTTTTTGGCGGTAATAAACATCGGAATATTGGTACCGTCTTT
It includes:
- a CDS encoding thiamine phosphate synthase, giving the protein MSKTNALLRILDANLDRAREGMRIIEEWCRFGLNDEATTAQLKNLRQTIAQWHTPEIRAARDTPGDMGTALTHTQESLRDSLGDVLQVNLARTQEALRVLEEYGKLYSQEMAAACKQMRYQLYTLDSQLMAKFPDTTDQGTRRMQQLARSRTYLVTSPVPDLLGVVESALKGGIAIVQYREKQADDNTRLQTAHQMKKLCHQYGALFVVNDRVDIAAASDADGVHLGQQDLPMEAARKVLGPSKIVGRSTTNPQELQRALDEGADYIGVGPVHETPTKPGKAASGNDYVRYAAAYATMPWFTIGGLNADNLGPTLAAGATRVAVVRALMEASDPSAVARSLVEQTQQQPIGT
- a CDS encoding rhodanese-like domain-containing protein, coding for MTNANSNLSETNVEVLAQRLADETKTVQLIDVREPSELEIASIPDFVNLPLSQFPIWSKTIHSQFDSETETIVMCHLGMRSAQMCQWLISQGFTNVKNLSGGIDAYSRRIDQSVALY
- a CDS encoding DUF1565 domain-containing protein, with protein sequence MALSLLAIGTSTEGSAAQALLLTPASSEVIATRATRTETSEAINKVAATESRTAGKRWDRQPSSARLAAQAQRVTANPTNNSFQTLHVDGETGSDQAVGTEAQPLKTVTRALEIAQPNTVIVLAPGRYSEASGEVFPLQLKPGVTIQGAPNSGEHTAIIEGGGQFTSPMRSHQNTAIIAADRAGIAQVAITNPKGYGVWVESTNPTILESVFIDNQQTGLYIASGSPRVQDSYFSGNRVAGVIVLGYSSALIHQNTFDDTGDAIRVLDGATPDIVANQITNNEAGLVIVGSARPTMRDNQISGNRRDDVVEVETSIRQPIPLPPLTSESEAEQATEQQATEQQDGENRSSIPLPVIEPTESSAIARPRITVNKPVTDVSASANNNRLAVPDNSIPIGSGNSNVIFSPPTSGTGGPPAPPSRAQSLGLYYRVFVETSDPFVQDDIRSVVPDAFRTRFEGRAMMQVGAFPTEEEAEARRRLLEENNYDALVEYIR
- a CDS encoding YdcF family protein is translated as MLLVLLTQILVFAAIALVVRYVFTKASSQKYLVWFVGVLLFTLLATSFTLSDNGTIEGLWELFSFPLTPLGASLILIGISLGKGGSMRPQAGALALAILLFSSTPLSAGLLVNRSEQSTRAADILGTRNLATAVAIVVFGDRNDINRAISPTSDMAASYAPAYTALAPRITYAADLYAEARRRGAAPMVMVTAGSVAEDTNQRAIIREMLADNGIASRDILIRSTGLDVRGTAEAVEGFLESQRLIARREQRLEPDAIRDVPWVVLVAPAIIMSRAELTFEQIGLRTIPRPTSFSTLSVDTDGPSDQIANMLLNLIPSVDTLRLTSEYWDERLTYLYYFARGWLPNLNFSWDSNAEP
- a CDS encoding serine/threonine-protein kinase, which encodes MYSSNLSDYRLLGIVGQGQFAQVYCAVYRRTGRLVAIKQVRHAKEKFSQEAAIHKRLDHPNIVKCHTASSQRLILDYSESGTLRSQLATTFSPLLTPGYLSFSIIKTIIADILQGLDYLHHHGIVHSDLKPENILLTRASPSRLVATISDFGCAHFLDQPNQSTTDIGSPFYAAPERFDGHSSIASDLYSVGVMLYELLVGDRPFSGTPQQLYQAHHAHSLSFPATLSASAQQLLLTALHKEPKHRFSSAIEMLSAFQALEFSSIKATVASSSNVATITFCQRPKPLTVDGITAPVDALIPLPQGCGIVSANSLHILTRKEKLISIARFRQSCWISVSPTGRWFVALPKTNKRKVRGMIGKLYQSGHKWSRAITPTGRLMTSLLSNLIQVIAIDARYFLQIRTAEEATRTYIECFTRRGQFIGELRINQTISQIVPTAMPYQLLALGTTSTDTPVALLINLKPFQVRTLYLPFTPLRIHPLAWGYLIVGSEKILLLDHTLQPVTWLKGLPNSRVIASLDNRRLLLANHATRPSLSVSDTSTLNLGLIF
- the thiS gene encoding sulfur carrier protein ThiS, which encodes MISQTSPSEDIALQVNGETKFCLASTSLSDFLVQIGLNPRLIAIEYNGEILTRALWSETTLQPGDQLEIVTIVGGGASDV
- a CDS encoding DUF1517 domain-containing protein, which gives rise to MIDNIKSWARVFLSRSLKTFFKSFLVIGLVAVLVFSQADGAFAARSGGRIGGGSFRAPSRSYSTPSRTRGPSSYSGGYRGGYGGGYYPGGGFGFPFLLPFVGFGGMGGLFGIFITIAIANFIIRSFREAGVGGDSAETYSSNPTVSVARLQVGLLAEARSLQTDLTRLAETADTSTSAGLTKILQETTLSLLRHPEYWVYADIDSDQTRLLSAEQAFNQLAIAERSKFTRESLSNVNAQISQAKSKAALNSSGELATAEDPGEYIVATILVASQGKLNLPKNTTSTDDVRQAINRIGSISSEQLMAVEVLWTPQVPGETLSADELIAEYPNLQLV